CGTATTGTCAGAAATAATAACGGTTGCGCCTTGCACGGACGGATAAACATTCGGCTGGCCAAATTGTATGGTTCGGGAAAGTTTGACCGTATAAGGCCCTACTTCGTCCGAAATATTGCCTTCAATCACGATTTGAGGGCTTACGCTATTCAAATCTATATCAATTTCTTTGGTACAAGATGCCAACAGAACAAATGCCAAAGCTATTATGCTATATTTTTTCATGGTGATTTTTTTTTTGTGAGAAAATTAAAATTTGAAATTGTAGGTAACAGACGGCACCCAACGGAACAAAGCGGTTTGGGTTGCTACGGTTTTGGTTGGGTCGCTTTTGCTATTAGCGAAAGTGATGGCGTACGCATTTTGTCGCCCGTACACATTATACAATCCAAAATTCCATGAAGATTCAAAAACTTTGCTTTTGTGTGGCCTCGTATAAGTAGCCCCAAAATCTAAACGATGATTGGCGGGCATACGGTAGCCATTGCGCTCTTTATAATAAAAAACAGTGTTGCCGCCCATGTCGTATTTGCCGCTCGGAAAAGTGGCCGCACCGCCCGTACTGTACACAAAAAGCGCGGAAAGTGTCCAGCGGTCTGTCAGTGCATACATGGCTACCACCGACAAATCGTGCGTACGGTCTTGCTGGGCATTGTACCAATTGCCATCATTAATACCAATTATTTTTCGTTCTGTTTTTGAGAGTGTATAGCCAACCCAACCCGTGAATTTGCCTTGCGTTTTCTTAACCAAAAACTCAATACCATAGGCACGACCTTTTCCATAAAGCAACTCACTTTCTACATCTGGGGCAGAGCTAATATCAGCACCGTTTTTATAATCAACCTGATTTTTCAAACTTTTGTAATAAGTCTCTACGCTGATTTGATACAAATTATCTTTCAAATTGCGAAAATAACCCACACTCACTTGGTCTGAAATTTCGGGTTTCGTATTATACGAATTGCCAAGCCATTGGTCGGTAGCATTGCCACTGGCACTGTTACTCAACAAATGTAAATGTTGCGTATTGCGCGCGTAGCCGCCCTTAACACTGCTATTTTCGTTGAGCAAATAACTAAACTGAAAACGCGGTTCAAGATTGGCGTACGTTTTCCCAAATTTGCCCGAAGCCAACACGACACTATCGGTCATTACGCCCTGATTATATATTTTGTAAGTGTCGCCACCCAAAATAGAATAGGTACTGAATCGCAGGCCATAATCCAACGTAAGCGTTGGGGTAACTTCCATCGTATTATTCACAAAAAAGGCATTGTCCCAGCCATAACGCGTGTTTTTGTGGGGTTCGTTGTAGGTATTTCCCTTAAATCGCTTAGGCACAAAGCTGTGATAAATGCTCTGAAACCCGAAACGAATCGCATTTTTGGAGTCGGGGAAATATTGAAACTCTTCTTTGAGTGTATAATCCTTGATTTCGGATTTGATGCTCAAAGTGGTTTCGCCACTCGTAATACTTCCTTTATAACTGTAATTGCTATAAATCAGCGACGTGTTAGAAAAAACTTTGGGACTAATCAAATGATTCCAACGCAAAGTAGCCGTTTGGTTGCCCCAATCAATCCCAAACGCGCCCAAGCCTAATTTATCTCTACCCAAATAGCCCGAAAGAAAAACGCGGTGTTTGTCATTGATTTTATAATTGGCTTTTGCATTAAAATCATAGAAATACAATTGGTTGTCTTTAAACTCCTCCGTGAGTTTGAGAAACGCATCGGCATACGTGCGCCGACCCGACACCATGAACGAACCCTTATCTTTCACAATCGACCCTTCTACACTCAAACGGCTGCTAATCAGCCCCAAACCACCCGTAACAGCATATTTCTGGTTGTTACCTTCTTTCATTTTTACGTCCAGCACCGAGGAAAGGCGGCCACCATATTGCGCAGGACTATTCCCTTTGATGATGCTGACATCTTTAAGCGCATCGCTGTTGAACGTAGAAAAAAAGCCCAACATGTGCGCCGCATTATACACGGGAGCTTCGTCCAACAAAATTAAATTCTGGTCTGCCGAGCCGCCGCGCACAAAAAAACCGCTGCTCCCTTCCCCACCCGACTTGACACCAGGCAAAAGCTGAATCGTTTTGAGCACATCTTTTTCACCAAAAATAACAGGCAGTTTAGCCACTTCTTTTATATCTATTTTGGCCACGCCAATTTCGGCTCTCTTAATGTTATCGTCTTTTTTTTCCGCCGAAACCACGACTTCTTGCAACGTAAACAAATTATCCGTCAAGGCACGATTCGACTTTATGTTGGCCTCCAAATTCACCAAAAGCGTATCGGGTTTGTAGCCAATAAATGAGCAAATAATATGATATTGGCCTTTGGGCAAGGTAAGCGAATAAAAACCATATTCGTTGCAGGAAGTCCCAATACCCGAAAGTTCCAGCGGGTAAACCGTAACGCCAATCATGGTTTCTCCATTTTTTTTGTCTTTGATATTGCCGCTAATCGTGAATTTTTGTTGCGCCAACAATAGCATTGAATTTAATAAAACAAAGACGCTTGTTATTACTATTCTTTTATACATAATAATTGTGATTAAGGATACTAAGTTTGTTTATTTCGATGGGATTCCGAATACATTTTGTATCGCACAATAAAATTACAGTTAGAATATAAAAACAACGAATATTTGAGATAAAGGAATTATTTTTTGCGATAAACGTAAATTTTTATCTCGATTGGTATAAACAAAAAAGCGACAAGAGAAACTCCCATCGCTTTCCGCTAACACTACAAAACACACTTAAAATAATTAAAACGAAGATTTCTTCAAAAATTTTGATGAAAAAGAAACTATTTTAAGAATAACGATTAAAAAAATCATCTATATACGTCTTTCCTATAGGAAATTCTTTTTCGCCAATAAAAATAGTATTTCCTCTTACCGATTCTATTTTATTCAGAGGCAAAATGAAGCTACGATGTACGCGAATAAACTCATCAGAAGGGAGTTTTTCTATGATGTCTTTTAGTGGCATTCTTGCCACAATCGTTTTACGGTCTTTGATATAAATTTTCAGATAATCGGCCAGCCCTTCAATGTATAAAATATCTGCCAAAGGAATTTTAACTAAACTAAAATCTGCCCGAATAAATATATATTTTTCTACACTTTTATTTTTTTGGTTTGTGTATTCTAAATATTCCTGCGCTTTGGTTATGGCTTGCGAAAATCGCTTTTGGTTGATAGGTTTGAGCAAATAATCAATGGCGTTCAGTTCATAACTTGCCGCCGCATATTCACTGAAAGCGGTCGTAAAAATGACCATTATATTAGGTGGCAATGACCGTACCAAATTCATGCCTGTCATAGAAGGCATTTGTATATCACAGAAAATCAAGTCGATAGCTGTTTCTGATAAATATTTTAGTGCCTCGTTGGGCTGTGTAAATGTCTTGTGTAAATGAATGAGTTGGCTCGTATCGCAAAGCGACTGAATTACTTTGAGTGCCAGTGGCTCGTCATCTATGGCAACCGCGTTTATCATTGCAAATTGAGATGAAGTGAAACAGAAAATTCTTTTTCAGTATCGTTAATTACTAATAAATGTTTGGAAGGATAAATTAATTCCAGACGGTGTTTTGTATTTTTAATTCCCAAACCACTTCTTTCCGAAATATCCTTCTGAACAGAAACTTTTGTATTAACAACGCTCAATTTTAATTGTGTTTTATCCATCGTAAATTCTATAATAATATGGCTTTTTTGTTCAGAATTTACACCATGTTTAAAAGCATTTTCAATAAAAGGAATAAACAACATTGGCGCGATTTGTAAAGCTGGAATATGTTCAATATTATAATATTCTAGCTTTACACTTCTATCTAATCTTAATTTTTGTAATTCGATATAGTTGTTAATATAATTTATTTCGTCCTCTAACAAAACATATTCTTGTTGTGTGTCTTTCATCGTGTAACGCATCATTTCCGAAAGTTTGTCTATCATATCAGCCGTTTTTGGGGAAGTGTCTATGGCTATTGCATAAATATTATTTAAGGTATTAAACAAAAAATGTGGGTTTA
This genomic stretch from Flexibacter flexilis DSM 6793 harbors:
- a CDS encoding sensor histidine kinase; this encodes MADRYWLYFLFLVLAIAIVLVLSGLIFFVSDFSPEILAKTNPIIEKIIPVIIINAISLWLLAIASSVLLAYYNRLNQIEEEKYYAKIASLKSQINPHFLFNTLNNIYAIAIDTSPKTADMIDKLSEMMRYTMKDTQQEYVLLEDEINYINNYIELQKLRLDRSVKLEYYNIEHIPALQIAPMLFIPFIENAFKHGVNSEQKSHIIIEFTMDKTQLKLSVVNTKVSVQKDISERSGLGIKNTKHRLELIYPSKHLLVINDTEKEFSVSLHLNLQ
- a CDS encoding LytR/AlgR family response regulator transcription factor — encoded protein: MINAVAIDDEPLALKVIQSLCDTSQLIHLHKTFTQPNEALKYLSETAIDLIFCDIQMPSMTGMNLVRSLPPNIMVIFTTAFSEYAAASYELNAIDYLLKPINQKRFSQAITKAQEYLEYTNQKNKSVEKYIFIRADFSLVKIPLADILYIEGLADYLKIYIKDRKTIVARMPLKDIIEKLPSDEFIRVHRSFILPLNKIESVRGNTIFIGEKEFPIGKTYIDDFFNRYS
- a CDS encoding TonB-dependent receptor; its protein translation is MLLLAQQKFTISGNIKDKKNGETMIGVTVYPLELSGIGTSCNEYGFYSLTLPKGQYHIICSFIGYKPDTLLVNLEANIKSNRALTDNLFTLQEVVVSAEKKDDNIKRAEIGVAKIDIKEVAKLPVIFGEKDVLKTIQLLPGVKSGGEGSSGFFVRGGSADQNLILLDEAPVYNAAHMLGFFSTFNSDALKDVSIIKGNSPAQYGGRLSSVLDVKMKEGNNQKYAVTGGLGLISSRLSVEGSIVKDKGSFMVSGRRTYADAFLKLTEEFKDNQLYFYDFNAKANYKINDKHRVFLSGYLGRDKLGLGAFGIDWGNQTATLRWNHLISPKVFSNTSLIYSNYSYKGSITSGETTLSIKSEIKDYTLKEEFQYFPDSKNAIRFGFQSIYHSFVPKRFKGNTYNEPHKNTRYGWDNAFFVNNTMEVTPTLTLDYGLRFSTYSILGGDTYKIYNQGVMTDSVVLASGKFGKTYANLEPRFQFSYLLNENSSVKGGYARNTQHLHLLSNSASGNATDQWLGNSYNTKPEISDQVSVGYFRNLKDNLYQISVETYYKSLKNQVDYKNGADISSAPDVESELLYGKGRAYGIEFLVKKTQGKFTGWVGYTLSKTERKIIGINDGNWYNAQQDRTHDLSVVAMYALTDRWTLSALFVYSTGGAATFPSGKYDMGGNTVFYYKERNGYRMPANHRLDFGATYTRPHKSKVFESSWNFGLYNVYGRQNAYAITFANSKSDPTKTVATQTALFRWVPSVTYNFKF